Proteins encoded within one genomic window of Spiroplasma endosymbiont of Agriotes lineatus:
- a CDS encoding alkaline phosphatase family protein: MKFQKTIFFYIIMMMVKTLILFFIILVNLNKPTIFFNNLNFNKPVDNVILVGVDGVSSANVFKNKYPNFQKIISKGIYSKTALNNGTIHSDSNWSSVLTAASDDIQSKHWNNHEVTDCNQYLQQYQDNWWIDNHDSKCYWNPLKVPPLSIMKYIDMFNTKNSHNSSQYYGTYDFTMDVILKSELYSQYASRTWNKKIAANIQDNIKENINNSKKKYQDVFFKQDKVLDILQHTQLDRMSIYNSLPGSYDRLLKIDQAAVNLFLNDTKNKKLGPLSFLYLASTDLLSHAKYGNSGYYDQYLFGNVDMWLENILNALERADYDNYLLIFVSDHGHIGKNHTFYAPLELQIPFIMYHPHNRKNGILGYQISNMNITPIITSALGLPILKTYKNILGEIQPWWNYQSRMLCVFQDEK; this comes from the coding sequence ATGAAATTTCAAAAAACAATATTTTTTTATATTATTATGATGATGGTAAAAACATTAATATTGTTTTTTATTATTTTGGTTAATTTAAACAAACCAACAATATTTTTTAATAATTTAAATTTTAATAAACCAGTTGATAATGTTATTCTTGTTGGTGTTGATGGTGTATCTTCTGCTAATGTATTTAAAAATAAATATCCTAATTTCCAAAAAATTATTAGTAAAGGAATTTATAGTAAAACAGCATTAAATAACGGAACAATTCATTCAGATTCTAATTGGTCTTCAGTCTTAACTGCCGCTAGTGACGATATTCAATCAAAACACTGAAATAATCACGAAGTAACAGATTGTAATCAATATTTGCAACAATACCAAGATAATTGATGAATTGATAATCATGATTCAAAATGTTATTGAAATCCATTAAAAGTACCACCATTATCAATTATGAAGTATATTGATATGTTTAATACAAAAAACAGTCATAATTCTTCTCAATATTATGGAACTTATGATTTTACAATGGATGTAATCTTAAAAAGCGAATTATATAGCCAATATGCCAGTAGGACGTGAAACAAGAAAATTGCTGCTAATATTCAAGATAATATTAAGGAAAATATTAATAATTCAAAGAAAAAATATCAAGATGTTTTTTTTAAACAAGATAAAGTTTTAGATATTTTACAACACACACAACTAGATCGGATGAGTATATATAATTCTTTGCCCGGGTCATATGATCGGTTATTAAAAATAGATCAAGCAGCTGTTAACTTATTTTTAAATGATACTAAGAATAAAAAGTTAGGTCCATTATCATTTCTATATTTAGCTAGTACTGATTTATTATCACACGCTAAATATGGTAATAGTGGTTATTATGACCAGTATTTGTTTGGTAATGTTGATATGTGACTAGAAAATATATTAAATGCTTTAGAAAGAGCAGATTATGATAATTACTTATTAATTTTTGTTTCTGATCACGGGCACATCGGGAAGAATCATACTTTTTATGCACCACTAGAATTACAAATTCCTTTTATAATGTATCATCCTCATAATAGAAAAAATGGCATATTGGGATATCAAATTAGTAATATGAATATAACACCAATAATTACCAGTGCTTTAGGATTACCAATATTAAAAACTTATAAAAATATTTTAGGTGAAATTCAACCTTGATGAAATTATCAAAGTAGAATGTTATGTGTATTTCAAGATGAAAAATAA